GCCGCGGGTGTGACGAGTCACCTGACCGAAGCCAGAGACCGCCGAGAGACAAGCGCTGACTCACCTCCGCGCACGTCGGGTGGATGCCGACGGTGCCGTCCAGCTGCTCCTTGGTGGCGCCACATTTCATGGCCACGCCGAAGCCCTGCGTAACCTCTCCGGCATTGGGCCCAAGGTAGTGGAACCCGATGACCCGATCCTGCGGCGCCGagggcaacaacaaaaacacggtCATTGGCGCGACGCTAACAGGCGCGATACGACGGGGCCGTGTCCATATGCAGCTTACGTTGTCCAGCTTGTTGCAGATGAGCTTGGCGTAGCAGCGGTTGTTGTCTCTGCCGGGCACAGTGAACTCCAGGGGCCAGAACAGACTGTGGTACACCTGAGGGCCACACGCAAGAGCAACGAATCCCAACGTGTTAAAAACCATCAGGCAGGCTGGTTGTGAATGCTCGTCCAACAACGTTCACTAGAAACATTTAGCTATTAGGAGTCTTTGTCTTAAATGTAGTACTTCATCGTATTACATTGATTTGGAGAGAAGGACTTTACTCCAGCTGtcacatcgtgtgtgtgtgtgtgtgttacctcaaTGTGGTCCTCTCCGTAGAGCTCGGTGGCCCTCTCCTCTGACAGACCACAGGAGCCGTACTCCAGCGGGGTGAAGACGGTGGTGGGAACGTTGACGTAGTCGCACTGCACCAAAAGAGAAACACTGGTTGGTCGGGAAGCAACAACGGTCTCTCTGGAGGCGCCGATGTCACATCCGCCCAGTCACTTTGTTGTAGCCAATGTAGCACCAGTAGATAAGGTGAATGGTTTGTAAAAGTACTGTGCGTGCGTAGTGGTGACGAGCACCTTGAGCGTTGCTCCCTTGTAGAGGCGTCGTGCCAGCAGCTTGCCGGCCTGGATGGCCACAGGAGTCAGCTCCCACTTTCCCTCCAGAATGTCTCCGATGGCGTAGACGTGGGGCACGTTGGTCTGCTCCTCATCGTTCACCGGGATCTTCCCATTCCTGGGCGGCGGGGAGTATTAGGTCCTACACTTTAATTGTGTACTTGGAAAAATGATAGTGATGTAACAGCATCCGAGTCGACAAACAGTTTAATCGAAAGCGCGGAAAAACGTTCCACATCCACAGTGCAGAGCAGCTTCTTATGTATTGTGGGACCTGTTATGGTATTAGTGTTGTACTTGGAAGTACTTGTTCTGGAGACAAAAGTGGTATTGGTGCATCCATGCAGCTTACCTGGACCCTTAATTATTAAAGTTTAACACAGACTGGTCTCCGGCTTCTTCGTTACTCCACTTGTGGCcacttttaacaaaaaaaaaaaaattgttctgAACTTTTGTCCAAAAAAAGTTTGGACCTCTAATCTTAAAATGGGGATTATCAAAACGGAAAGACCTTTTCAGACCTGCTGATGCACCATCAGTGTTTATCCCACCAAGCACATATTCTCCTGGTCTGGTATTATCGGTTGTTCTGGCCAATTGCGTCCGTGGACATTTTGTTCCCATTTGAAAATGTACCGAAAGCTTCCGGACTGATTTGCGTTTCAGTGATGTCCCTTTAGAACGCAGCAGAGAACCGGCTACTATTCACAAGTCAGACAAAGGAAGGAGTTAAACAGAACCATAGTGGTATTGTGATAAAGTCTCTAAGCCCCCTGGCTGTGTCTGGGCTCCTCCGGAGTAATACGGAGGTCATGAGACCCACCGAGCGCTCCTTTAAGCCTCATGCTGCCGTAATCCCGTTTAACCATCAGTCACAAAAAACATGTCTCCCACATTTGTAATGTGTGAAGCGCTTATGCAGTACAAATGTTCAACTTTATTTCtaaattttgaaaaaaaaaaatgttgtcttaATATGTAAATTAGAGCAAAAAATGCACCACAAGGACACCAGCCTGAAAAACGCTTCTGTAATTCCTTTTCATGATTAACAAGCAGCTGACACACTGTATGGTAGAGAAGgcgcgcgcgccccccccccccccccccccccaacaaatcCCCTCACAACCCGTCCCCTGCAGGGAGCCGTAGGACAGGAACTGCTGAGTCACTCTGACTGTACAACGAGTCTTAAAGGCGCAGGACGGCCCGTGTAACGCGATGGCTGTGTGGACAAGTTAATAAACTTACTTGGGATTGACTTTGACCCCGATCTTGTCCAGGCCGACCTTGTCTGTGCAGGCGTCTCGGCCCACTGCTATCAGCACCTGAGGCACAAGGAAGCGGCGTTCTagtcaaggaaaaaaaaaatgaaggcagTCCTCGTCCTCGCGTCAGGCAGAAATATTGCTGGTGTTTGTGGATGTCGGCGCGAGGCTAAATGCTGAAGACTGAGGGAAActaaaaactgtttttaataCATATGTCAGTTGGAGTATTTCCACTCTTATCCTTTTGCAAGTGTTTTGGCTTCAACATGGCAGCTGTCCTGCTCTCCTGAGCTTTCCAACAGCGCTAACAGACTCTTGACTTGGATGCAGAGTAATAGTTGAAGTTCACAACCAGCCAGCTATTTGTAAGGCTACACTGGTAGCATTAGCTTGATAGAGCGtcctgggaaaaaaataaaaataaaaaatagaccTATCGGGTGGATAGAGAAAAGGTGTACACTGTGTTCTCCAGCAGTAGCACCGGGAACAGATGGATCAGTACACACCGTGTTGTACTCCCCCTCGATGACCTCATCAGTCTCTGTGGACTTGGATGTAACCTTCAGCCTGCCGGGAGTTCCTGCTTCCAGCTCTTctacctgaaacacacacacacacaagtcagtCTTTGCATTGCTGACAAGCtcagataaaaaagaaaagaaagtataATGCAAGATGTGACAATACATCTGATGCTGCACAATTATGGTGTGCGCTTTATGAGTCAAATTAAAAACCTGCTTTATATTTTAGATCAGCCAGTCATATCAAAGAAATACATGCTTGATTCAGCTGAAACACGATTCGAGTACATTTATTTAGCACAGCCCTaattttcctcagagggctgCACAGACTAAACATATCCTACATTCTGATCCAGGACGGACAGAACCACAGCAGATGTCCCCGTCGCTCACCTTCACCGGGACGTATTTGCGGAGGAACTTGACTCCGTGCTCCTCCATGTGCTCCCCGGCGCGGTTGGCCATGTCCTGGTCGAAGCCCCTCAGCAGGATGGAGCGGACCATGACTGTGACGTCGAGACCCAGGCCGGCGAGGAAGCCGCCACACTCCAGCGCCACGTACGACGCCCCGATCACCAGGGTCTTTCCCGGGCAGTGGGGCAGCGAGAAGAGGTCGTCGCTGATCGGGGTGaaccgcagacacacacacacacacacacacacacacacacacacacacacgctctacGTCAAAGGCTAGAGGATAAGATCGCCGACGGCAAACACCACCATgcaagctggaaaaaaaaacacaggccgGATTACAGCCTGCCGCTGCGCTCCCACCTGGTGATGCAGTACTCCTTGTCTCCAGGGATGCCGAGGTAGCGCGGCCGCTCGCCCGTAGCCAGGATGAACTTAGCGGCTGTGTGAAACGTCTCCTTCCCTCGTTTGTTGGTCGCCTGGCAGGAAACACCCAAAAAGAAACTGTTGACAGCGACATTGGCCGACAAATATTTGTTCTGGGTGCAGGAAGCATTGGGAGGGACAACACACAACATTGTTGAAAGGCAGATAACGCTTGAGATTAAAATCAGGGCTGTCAGGCATTTTAGGTACGGGGCCACATACTGCCCACTTTGTGGGTTACATTTTTAGCAAAGCttgttaaaaacaaactaaatagaGGGCTTAtcaacatttgtggttttggtaAATATCATTAGTCAAGTCTATCAAAGCTGAAACGGAACCAGTGAAACGGATTGTGGTTTGAGCGGTTTGTCCTTGGTGAGTTACGGACTAAAGGTTGGTTTGGAGAGATCGAGTACAGGCACAAGAGCAAAGCAACTTACTGCTGCAGACATATTCAAGCCACCATCGATATCGCTTTGATATTTGTCGGTGTAATACACAGACTATAGACAATTGCTCAGAAGTGCTCATTTACCTTGATTTTGTGCGGTTCAATGAACTCTGCGTAGGCGTTGACATAGTTGACGTTCTTGTCCCTCAGCGCCACCCTGTAGCCCCAGTTTAGGGAGCCGATGTAGTTGTTCACTGCAGTCTTCATTGTGTCCCAGTTGTGCGTCACTGAAGGCGGACAAGACGGCCGTTAGCAGAGTCGATGCAGCGCTGGCGAGACACCATTGACCGGGCATGCCTCTTGATTTACCGCGGCAAACCGGCGTGGTGTCCCCCCTCCGTGACCTCCGGGGGCGGCGCTCTGAGCCCTCACCTGTCTCGCTGAACTCCCAGCCGAACTTGCGGGAGTCCTGCAGGGTGGTGCCCAGCACGGCCGTCTGGTGCATCAGCTTCTTGGGAATGCAGCCCACGTTAACGCAGGTTCCGCCAAGACCTGATGGGCAGTTTACGCATTAACAACGGACTCAAACGCGTCTGAGGCATCACAAGCGTCTCGCAAAGTATCCTGAAGAGGAAGCGGCTTACCCCAGGTGGTTCCCTTTGGTGTGGGCACGACATAGTCCAGCACCATGACCTTCTTCCCCAACATTGCAGCTTCCTGTTGATAACAAAGAATGTTTTACTGCCATGTTGCGTAAATCTGGGCCGTCCCAACCCTCCTCTGTGAGAAGTGGTAAACTGTTAGCGGCGGAGAGGAAACCCTGCGTGTCACCTTTGAGCAGGCCAGCCCCCCAGATCCCCCTCCGATGACGATCAGGTCGTACTCGTAGGCCTCGTCTCCGCTCAGCAGCTGCTTCAGGCTGCCGTCTTCATGAGCCTGACGGGAGCATTAACACGGCTCTTATGCACCTCGATCGTGTTGCGATAAGCTACCAAACTAGTTTCAAATACATGGTGATACAGATGTATAAACGGGATGGTCCGCACACAGCGGCTGGAGCGTTAATAACCACCAGAACCCTTTCCGCTATCCGTACGCGCTGACTTCCTCACCTGCAGCGTTTTGTCACAGCCGCCGACGTGCATCTTGTTGATGAAGACATTCGGGACGCTTTTCTGTCCAGTCATCTCGAGCAGCATGTCCTGGTAGTTGGTTCCATCCTCTGGGCGGAAGATTGGTTAGTTTTTACAGTTTACTGGTAGCCAAACTGTCAATATAGCTACTCTTAATATGAGCAGCAGTGTGaatatgcaaataaaacagGGAGGGTGGACACGGTGCAAAGCGTTTGATCCTTTCCCGTATCTGCAACCACAGAAGGGATTTCTGCACTCACTATGAGGCTGCACTCAAGGGGTCACCTGCTTTTCAGAAGGTCTCTTGTCACTTTCTAGGCCAGTCAGAGACGACCAACCGCACTGTTGCTGTAGTCGCCCTCCGTCTAACATGGCCACTAAACGAGAGTAGTCGAGCTGATTGTATCGCAACACATCGACAGCTGAATCTGTAACATTATTGATGCCGATTGAGCTCGTCGGTGCCAAACGAATGGCCAGCATCCCTTTGAGGCCCGGTGGAGGGTCGAGGGTCAGCGTACAGAGGTGAGGGTTGACTAGATAGCGAGGCCAAGGGCGTCTTCAGAGAGTGACTCAGCATGTCTCCGCTACACGGCCGGGGAAGTGCAACATCCTCACTGCATCACCGAGGATTTCACAAAACGTTAGTGGAAGACAAACTCAACCACGACGACGCAGTTGCATatcaaatggagaaaaaaaactcaaaacattttaaaaaagacatccgTGAGCAATAGTTTAACTTCTCCTAAAAAAAGTGTACAAAATAGAAACGTGTGGCGAGCAGACATTTcaaaaaagcttctttttttttaatgtataataataaataagtaatatCTTACCGATGAGATCCAGCTCCACTACGTTACAATCCACTTTCAACTCTTTGAACAGGTCTTTCACCTACAAACACACGAACAAACAATTATTAACGGTTTCCTCATCACACGCCAAACCTCCCGTTAGCAAGTCACAGCTTTATGAAATGAAGTCTATAAACCACTCTGTGTTAATCGAATAGCCCGCTTGGTTAACTCGGGTTAGCGCTGCTTTGGGCCTCCGTGCTGTTGATAGAATAGCCCGCTTGGTTAACTCGGGTTAGCGCTGCTTTGGGCCTCCGTGCTGTTGATAGAATAGCCCGCTTGGTTAACTCGGGTTAGCGCTGCTTTGCGGCAGTTCAAGTTACGTTAGCGGGTGAACTTCAAAATTATGTAACCAACTCTTTGAAGAAGTGCGACCA
The Gasterosteus aculeatus chromosome 17, fGasAcu3.hap1.1, whole genome shotgun sequence DNA segment above includes these coding regions:
- the txnrd3 gene encoding thioredoxin reductase 3 isoform X2, yielding MLLEMTGQKSVPNVFINKMHVGGCDKTLQAHEDGSLKQLLSGDEAYEYDLIVIGGGSGGLACSKEAAMLGKKVMVLDYVVPTPKGTTWGLGGTCVNVGCIPKKLMHQTAVLGTTLQDSRKFGWEFSETVTHNWDTMKTAVNNYIGSLNWGYRVALRDKNVNYVNAYAEFIEPHKIKATNKRGKETFHTAAKFILATGERPRYLGIPGDKEYCITSDDLFSLPHCPGKTLVIGASYVALECGGFLAGLGLDVTVMVRSILLRGFDQDMANRAGEHMEEHGVKFLRKYVPVKVEELEAGTPGRLKVTSKSTETDEVIEGEYNTVLIAVGRDACTDKVGLDKIGVKVNPKNGKIPVNDEEQTNVPHVYAIGDILEGKWELTPVAIQAGKLLARRLYKGATLKCDYVNVPTTVFTPLEYGSCGLSEERATELYGEDHIEVYHSLFWPLEFTVPGRDNNRCYAKLICNKLDNDRVIGFHYLGPNAGEVTQGFGVAMKCGATKEQLDGTVGIHPTCAEVFTTLDVTKRSGGNITQSGC
- the txnrd3 gene encoding thioredoxin reductase 3 isoform X1 gives rise to the protein MPPIDNDPGKKELKSRIQQLIDSHQVMVFSKSYCPYCVTVKDLFKELKVDCNVVELDLIEDGTNYQDMLLEMTGQKSVPNVFINKMHVGGCDKTLQAHEDGSLKQLLSGDEAYEYDLIVIGGGSGGLACSKEAAMLGKKVMVLDYVVPTPKGTTWGLGGTCVNVGCIPKKLMHQTAVLGTTLQDSRKFGWEFSETVTHNWDTMKTAVNNYIGSLNWGYRVALRDKNVNYVNAYAEFIEPHKIKATNKRGKETFHTAAKFILATGERPRYLGIPGDKEYCITSDDLFSLPHCPGKTLVIGASYVALECGGFLAGLGLDVTVMVRSILLRGFDQDMANRAGEHMEEHGVKFLRKYVPVKVEELEAGTPGRLKVTSKSTETDEVIEGEYNTVLIAVGRDACTDKVGLDKIGVKVNPKNGKIPVNDEEQTNVPHVYAIGDILEGKWELTPVAIQAGKLLARRLYKGATLKCDYVNVPTTVFTPLEYGSCGLSEERATELYGEDHIEVYHSLFWPLEFTVPGRDNNRCYAKLICNKLDNDRVIGFHYLGPNAGEVTQGFGVAMKCGATKEQLDGTVGIHPTCAEVFTTLDVTKRSGGNITQSGC